The segment GTATCCTACTCTCAATGCCACGACCCCTTGCTCCCCTCACCCACAGGTGGCAAGTTACGGGGTGAAGCCAAGATATGGTCTAGTGACATATGCCACGGTCCCCAAAGTTTTGATCAGAGTGTCCCAAGAAAGGAGCAGTGATGCAGACTGGGTCACAGAGAAGCTCAATGAAATCAGCTATGAAGGTTAGAGGTCAGGGAAGGGAATGGCAGGTCAACTTTTGGGTCAGAGAGGCCAGAAAGTTCAGGGGTGTTGTGGGGAGGGTGTAATGAGACCACATTTAGGAGCAGGGAGGACCACTTTGTAGCCTGTGGTTGGACAGAAGGGTCATGGGGGAATGGCGCTTAGTGGGAACCTGTTGGGGCTGAAAGGGTCACTTTGTGGTCAAAGGGAAGTCAGTGACATGACGATCAACTTAACAAGTTGAAAGATGTGGGATCTCAGTTGCTGATAGGCCTCTGGGGTTCAAGGATGGCTTAAAAGACCGGTGAGGTGATAATCTTTTCCCTTTCCACAGATCACAAATTGAAGACAGGGACTAACACCAGGAAGGCCCTCCAGGCAGTATACAGCATGATGAGCTGGGAAGGGAACGCTCCCCCTGAAGGCTGGAACCGCACCCGCCATGTCATCCTCCTTATGACTGATGGTCAGAAGGGACCTGTCTCCTGCCCTAGACTCCCCACTCTTTCCTACCAGTGTGTGGCCCCTAACTCCACATGTAACACTAGACTCACTGTTGGGGTTCTGAGTGCTGCTCAGAGCCCCCACCATGTTGATCTTTCCTGTGAGCCTTTATAAGGAGGGACCCTTCTCCTTAGAGCTGTGATCTGTCACTTCCATCCCCTCCCCAACCTGCTTACCCAGCCATGTGTGTCACTACTTCTAGCCAATTTATCTCCCTtgactctcttccttctttgcttcccCCTTTCACGGTCCCTGTCTCTTCTGCAGGCTTGCACAACATGGGTGGTGACCCAGTCCCTGTCATTCATGAGATCCGTGACTTGCTGGACATTGGCAGGGATCGCAAAAACCCAAGAGAGGATTATCTGGGTGAGTTTTATCTCCCAAGGCCCAGCACCCTGCTTTCTCAGCTCCCCCGCCCGCCACAGGGCCTAGGCCCTCActctccccttttctccctcaGACATCTATGTGTTTGGGGTTGGGCCTCTGGTGAACCAAGAGAACATCAATGCTTTGGCTTCCAAGAAGGATGGAGAGCAACACGTGTTCAAAGTCAAGGACATGGAAAATCTGGAGGATGTCTTCTTTCAAATGCTTGGTAGGAAGATATCAGAAAAGTACAGGAGATGGTCAGGAAACTCAGCTCTCTCCAAGTCCCACAAAGTCACTCATCCTGTCTCCCCCTGAAGCTCTGGCAGTCTGGAAGTCCTTTCTCACTCCTCCTACTCTATCTCAGTGTCACTATTCTTGTTTTCTGGCACTGACTACTTCCTGATCTAGAATCACAGAGCTCAGAATGATGTCAGAGATCTTTCTGAAGTCCCTcgttttacagatgtggaaattgaggccAAGAGAGGTCAAGGGACAGCAAGCTAGTAAGAGTTGGGGCTCTATACCACAGGGGTTCCTTGCCCTTAATGTAAGGAAACAAATACCCCcacatttcctttcctccttaTGGCCCTCTGCTCCCCAGACACGTGGGTGTCCCTTTCCAAAAGGCTATTGCCATTTGGAAAGGAAGTGTCCCAGCTTCCAGCACATTCTCCCTCCTTGGCAGATGAAACCCGGACTCTGGGTCTGTGTGGCATGGTTTGGGAGCACAGGAAAGGTAATGACTACGACAAGCAACCGTGGCAGGCCAAGATCTCAGTCACTGTAAGCACAGTGTCTTTCTGGTGGGGACTTGTGGGAGGTGAGGTCAGGGTGAaatgggggcaggggaagggcaaAATGTTCATATCAGATGGTGGTGGTCATGAAAGTTGAGCTTTCCTCCTCTGTTCTGTTCCCAGCGCCCTTTGAAGGGACATGAGAACTGTATGGGGGCCGTGGTGTCTGAGTACTTTGTGCTGACAGCGGCACATTGTTTCACGGTAGATGACCAGAAACACTCAATCAAGGTCAACGTGGGTAAGGATGCAGCCGATCAATCCTGAAAGTTCCAGCCATGCCCTCTAGGCAACACCTCCCTCTTTCTCAAGATCCCACACTCCACCTGTCCTCAACACAGCCCCATCCCTTGCACCAGTTAGGGATGGGGAAGACTTGGAGTTAGGGATGACACAGGGCCAGAGCCAGGAGGCTGCCCACAGAAAAGTGAGTGGTCCAGAGGTGCccactctcctcccaccccaggagGGAACAAGAAGGACTTGGAGATAGCAGAGGTCCTATTTCACCCCAACTACAACATCAATGGGAAAAAAGCAGAAGGCATTTCTGAATTTTATGACTATGATGTGGCCCTGATCAAGCTCAAGGAGAAGCTAACGTATGGCCAGACTCTCAGGTGAGGCATCTGGATCTCCAAGGAGAAAAGGCTGGGAAGGTGCGGCTGGAAGACTGGGGCAGGCTCAGAGTTTGCCATCCCTGAGTTTCCCCATTTCTCCTTAACAGGCCCATCTGTCTCCCCTGTACTGAGGGAACAAATCAAGCTTTGAGGCTTCCATGGTCAACCACTTGCCAGCAACAGAGTAAGACATATTCAGGGAGAGTAGCACAAGGGTAAGATTCTGAGACAAGTGGGACATGAGAGGGAGCTGCAGGAGCAGATGAGCCCTGCCCAGTTCCTGGATCAGAGAAAGGGGTTGAAGGACATATGATGAGTAACAAAGGCAACGGAGAGAAtgcagggggagggagagtgCTGAAATGATCCAGTCTGTCCATTTGTTCAGTGGAAGAACTGCTCCCTGCAAAGGATATCAAAGCTCTGTTTGTGTCTGAGTTGTCCAAGGAGGGGAAGAAGATGCTGGTTCGGAAGGAAGTCTACATCAAGAATGGGGAAAAGGTGAGGAATGTTGGATCCTAAGGAGGTCCTCTAGACCCCAATGGCTCATAAGCCAGCTTTATTCATTACCCTTCTCCATGCTCCCACCTCACCTACAGAAAGCCAGCTGTGAGAGAGATGCTCAATATGCCTCAGGCTATGACAAAGTCAAGGATATCTCTGCGGTGGTCACCCCCAGGTTCCTCTGCACTGGAGGGGTGAATCCCTACGCTGACCCCAACACCTGCAGAGGTGAGAGAAGGCTCTGTGGTTGTGCTGCAAGTTCCTGAGGCCCAAGAGTCTTTTTACCCTACAGCTTTTCCTACCCTGTAGGTGACTCTGGTGGCCCCCTGATTATTCACAAGAGGAGTCGCTTCATTCAGGTGAGTTTCCCCTTCCTACCTGTGGGGAGATGCCAAGTGGTCAGCATGGGGCTCAAAGCAGGAAAGCACAGTGCACGTGGCTGGAAAAGGGGTGGGCAGAGCCTGCCTCATCTTAGGACTATTCCTTGAACTGGCTGGCTTAGGGCCATGTGTCCGGCCTAGAGAGAATAGGACTGAGCTGGATCCCTAGTCTAATTCTTCTAGGTCAGCTCATATGCAACGGAGTAGTTGTGCTTCCTAGGAGTAGGAAGGAATTCTACCAAAAGATCCGTGGCATCCCCTCGCCCTCTCCAGGTTGGCGTGATCAGCTGGGGCGTAGTGGATGTCTGTAAAGACCAGAGGCGGCAGCTGCAGGTGCCTGCTCACGCTCGAGACTTTCACATCAACCTCTTCCAAGTGCTACCCTGGCTCAAGGAGAAACTCAAAGACGAGGGTCTGGGATTTCTATAAGGAGTTTCCTGCTGGCAAGGGACATGAGACCAAATTAAAACAGCTGCGACAATACCTGTGTTCAAGATCCTTTTGGGGTGAGGGAGTGGGGAACGTGCACTGGCCATGTTGTTACAACTAAGATCAAAATGAACAGCCGTTTTTAAAGGCTCGATCCCAATCCCAAGTGCTGAAAAACCAGAGGCTGAGGGAGATGGGTGAGCTTCCACCTCAGTGTTTTACTGAGACCAGCGTTGGGGCAGATGAGGCACACGGAATCCAGCTCCATTCCCTAGAAGCCATCCACAAGGTTCTCCTTGTAGACGTCATCACTGTAGACAATCTGGGTCCTCTTGTCCCGATGGCAACCCTTAGGGCTGTTCTGGACAgctaggaaaggaagaaaggagtagTTGAGGTCTGAAGAAGAGTATTGGTGAGCCCCAAGGCCCAGAGTCTCACCAACTCAGTCCTGGCCTCTGGCCCTTGGAAGCTCAGTTTCTATGCTGCCCTCTGGTGGCTGGGATGGCCTCTCTCTCCCCTTAACCCCCTTAGGCCAGTGGCTGCCAACCCAGCGCCACTGGCAAGAAGCACACACCATTACTGTGGCACATGTGGATATTGTAATTAATGTTTTGTTCTTAGAAAAACCCAAAATGTCATTGTTGACTCATGCAAATCATGTTAACCCACCGCTTTTAGTCAGTAcgtcaaaaattaaaaatgagtaaaatctCTGTAGCCCTTTGTTGACATGCTGGTCATTTCTGGTTCCTTCCTTTAGTCTGAAGGGCCACTCTTGCTCTGAACCCCTCATTCTGCCTACTCCTTTACCAGGAAAATCTATTTCAGGTAAAACAGTTTATTCACACTGAGAAATGCTACTCGCCCATCAGGAGAACTCTTGTGGGGTATAGCTTTGGCCCTAAGCATTCTTCCTCAAGCCCTGAgttgttccttcctcttcttcttttctccctacACCCGATGTGTCCCTCCCATCACCCCACCTTCAAGGATTCCATCCCTGCCACTCTGGGGCTGGAGTGAatctcctcccaccagcccccagtcTCTTAGATCTTTGTACCTCGACCCTGCTGATAACTCCTTCTCCTCCAAGCTCCTTCTTgatcacttcagtggcccaggcccCTCTGACGCTGTGCCTAGCTCTCTGATCCCTCattttgtctcctttgctgcaCCCTCAACTTCAGCCTAACATGTCAGGAGGGCTGAGGATTGTGGGGCACGAGGAACACAGTCCTCCTCTGTAACATATTCCCTGAATATTCCCCAAGTCCAATCCtgggtcatttttttctccaaattcagTCTCCCCTGATGATACTATCGTTTTGCAGCCACCCTGGGATGTAGATGACTCTAGGTTTTCATTCCTCACCTCACACCTAAGTACCAGATCCCttatttcaaatgcttattttacAAAACCAACTACACCCCATCTCAAAACAAACAAGGCCACATGAGATGCTCATCTTTTTCACTAACCTGACTCTTGCATCcactttcttccccattccagTTATTGCCTTGGGAGTCGTTTTCaatccttttctctccttcttcaaCTACCTCTAACTGACAGAGGGCCTGACAATTCTCCTTCCCATTCCCACAGCCTCCACACAAATCCAGATCTGTATCACCTCTAAGGAACCCAAGGACAGGCAAGCGGAACAAAAAGAGGGGGTGAGCTGCGGGGGACAGGATGAGGGAGAAAGAATCTCGTTCTTACCAAGGGAGCCCCAGACAGACTTGCCAGTGGCGGCGTCGAGCATGGGTTGTTTGCGGGCAATGCTGACTTTGAGCTGTACGGACTCCACCTGGGTCCCGTTGAGctggagaagaggggaaggggcagaggaTGTGGGGGAACGTTACAGACAAGCCAAAGAAACATTTCCAGAAGTTGTCATCCTAGGAGTACACTGAGCAGGGATCTGAGAATTTAAGGTTTCCTGCATGAACAGGGAGACACCTTCTCTGTAAAGAGGAAATTATTTCCTCCTGGCTCTTGGTATTTTAAAGAGAATACATGAGAATAGCAAGAGGGACGGGAAGAACAGATCTGGGAAGTCCCAACCTCAGCAACGGCCTGATCTGCTGACTCCATCTTTTCATAGGTGACGAAGGCACAGCTGGGATGAGAGAAAACATGGTCAGTAGAGAGCCTACGGGCTCTTCTGGACCCACCCAAACCTACTACTAATAGGCCACTGGAGACAGGCTGGCTTCCTCCACCAGGTCTCACACCCCAGGTCCTCCCAGGACTTATCATTTTGCTCCACTGTCATTCTTACTTTCTGGGTGGGTCCATGGAGAGATCAATGATGTTTCCAAAGGGAGAGAAGGCTCCCCGGAGGAGGGTGGGCGTCATGTCTTCTCCGTACACATACAGAGTATTCCCCTTCCGAGGGGCCCGGCGTTCAGGGAACGAGTCCGACCCTATGGGATCAGGACCCACAGTCACAAGATGTGCCCATCTCACCCTCCATTTGAAGGGTCCACCTTGGTAGGACCCTCTCTGAGGTCACTTTCCCCACCAGCCAAGATAACTCACTGCGGAAAGGGCCCTCTCGGTCTCGATCCCGATCCCTGTCTCGGTCCCGATCCCTGTCTCGGTCCCTGTCCCGGTCTCGATCTCGGTCTCTGTCCCGCTCCCGGTCTCGGTCCCGCTCCCGATCTCTGTCTCGATCCCGTTCTCGATCTCGGTCTCTGTCCCGGTTCCGCTCACGACTGCGGTCCCGGCTGCGGCTTCGGGGAGGGGAGGCTGAAGTGTGGGCACCACCACGTTCTTCATAGCCCCAGTCAAAGCTTCGAGGGGGGCCATCACCAGCCCCTGGGCCCTCTGCCTCTTCCCCATCTGGCCCCAGTTCCCGAAGTCGGTCACTGGAAGACACAAAGCTGGGGAGAGGCAGACAGTGAGGATCAAAGAGGGCCTTTACCTCATCTTCCCAGACCCCATGGAGATTCAacactccctccccagccccggcTCCTTCCACTCCAGCCCCAAACCTCCCAAGAACCCAATCAATGCCCCACCCTCCGCCCCCAACAACTGGGACCCAGTCCTATATCCAACTctaacctctcatacaaagattTCCTCTGGGGACGTCTGGATGACTGAAAAAGAGACCAAGGACATTTAAGATGGTTCCTAGTTGCTGGCATGTGGCCCAAAATGTGGGTCTCTCATCGTCCTCAGTCCCCAGCCTCAGGGACAGGGCACCAGGAGCCATTACCTCCTGCAGATCATCGTCAGCAGATATGCTCCTCTGGAACGGCTGGAAAGTGGGGACTGGCCCCTTCTCAGGGTcctgggaaggaggcagagatttACCTCAGTGTGGGAGCAGGACGCTGCCTAACCATGAGACAAAAAGGCTCTTTCTTTCCTCACTCTCTTCTTGACACCCTCTGgcctatcttttttttcctttgaattcttgTATGTTTCTTACTTGAGTATGTGGTTTTTACAAATAACCTAATATACTCAAAGTATTTAGCTTATCTGGACATTTCTTGAACCTAATGACGTTTTCAGTCTGTTCAACTTCTTAGAGTAATACAATCCAAGAGCTCAAATAAATGGTGGGATAGAGCCACAGAACGTGTAAAACGCAGAAGAACTTAGAAATCatcctgtttcttcattttatagataagaaatcTGAAACTCAGAATAGTACAGCAATTTGTCCATGACTGAATAGGTATTACTTTTCCCCTAAACCTACCTCCATTCCAACTTGGAGGGATGCCCTTTGAAGTCAAGGGTCCTCTGAACAATCCTTCGCTTGTACTCACCTTTAACTTCCCCTCTAGGGTCCGAGAACGTTTGAAGCCCGAGTTCTTGGTCTCGGCCTTGATGGCACTGATGGCTCCTGACTTCACTAGCTGCTTTGCCTGCTCTGTTGCCGTGGCTGTGTCCACCACAGGCTGCTCTGACAGTGCTGGAGAGGCGAGGGAAAGAGGCACGTTGGCCAGGCTGCGACAGAGGCCAGCCCAGCACTGCCCACTTCCAGCTCGTCTCCCTTCCCCGTCACTCACAGCGTTTGACGCCGCCTTGGCTGGCTGTACTGCTGCTACTTTGTTTCTTCAGAGCCAGCAGTGCCTTTTTCTGGGAACAAGAGTGAGAAGAAAGGGGTCAGTGAGGGCCAGTCCCTGGCTAGGTCCTCTCCCAAGGCCCCTGGGCACATCACTCCAGGGGACACCTTTCTCAGAGAAAACAATGCAAATGGTGCCCTTCAGTGCTACAACGAAGCAGACCTGCTTCTCACATATGGTCCCCCAGATCATCTACAAAACCAGGGAAACCCAATCTATCCAAACCATGGTATCCAGAGGCTTTCCAGGGTCTGTTTTTGAATTTGAATACAAGGAATTCAATCATGGACCAGAGCCCCAGGATATAAGCTGCAAGTAAGTCTAAGTGTCTTTCTTGAGGATTTCGTCCATCCATCGCCTGTTTATTTAACAAGGACACACCATTACTTTGTAACAGGGATATGCAAAAATATGAGATGCAGTTCCTCCCCTCAAGAGGCTTACAatctgagaaataaaatgaacagaCCAAATTGTCAATAATGATTGTAAGAAGTGCAGATGGCTTGCTGGTGAGAACAAGCAAGACTTTCTGATGCCAAGTGGCTATTAAACTGGGCCCTGGGTAGAATCTATACAACACAGATTGAGACAAAAGGGCATTTCAGACACAGAAAATAGAGTGGTAAAGAGGCAGCTAAGAAGGCTTTGGGAATGCAAGTTTTGGGACTAGTGACTGGTTCCATTCAATCAGAAAGGAACACCAAGTTAAGGCTTTGTTCTATGGACAATGCGATACCACTTATGGCTTTTGAGAAGAGGAAGGACAAAGTTCTGTGTTTTCTGTGGATGATTTTGACAGGAGTGAAGAAATCTGTCCAAAAAAACACTGAGAAACTTGTTGAGAGACCATTACAACAGTCTAGGTGAGCATCAGCAAAGACCTGACCTATGGAACACACAGGAAAACATAAATGGGAGAAATTACTTCAAAGGAAGAATCAAGAAGACTTGGCAAATGTTTGGCTATGCAGATCGTggagaagtcagagatgaaatTCTGATTCCAAACACACAGGAGAACTGAATGTGGTCAGTCTTATTTGGAAGATCAAGAAAACAACTAGAGTCAAATAGATAGGAAGAGGATAGCTTCAATTTTGGATAGCTGAAGATTATTAGTAAGACACTGGATGCAACTGGAAAAACCAAACTGGGGGATCACCAGGTCTTAGATGGTACTAAAAGCCATGGGAAAGAAAGACAACTCCATGGCAGACTgcacagaaaagagagaagacacacacCAAGACTTGGGAAAAGCCCACCTCTGAAGCTCCGCTGAGAGGTGATATGTCTCCAGGTATGAGCTGGAAGAACCCCCCCCATCCCCTCACACTCACCCCAGGTGTTCTCAGAGTGCAGAGTCTGTGAAAGTTTGGGCTATGCCCACACACACTCCCTCACCTTTTTCTTGAGTTTGTTGAATTTCTTCTGCAgagcctcctcctcctcgctcAGTCCGGGGGGTATCACCAACATGGTGGCTCCTGGTTCAGGGGCAGGGCCCAAGACATCTTTCTCCACTGTTACCGCCCAGGGTTCACACGCCGTCCATACTGTACCCAGCCCCATCCCTCCAAGCCTGCCTACTCCTGTCTTTTGCCTCTCCCTACCCCTTGCTTGAACCAGACTGCCATCCAAGCCCCCGTTCATCGGGATCAACCAGCATTCCCTCCTCTCTTCAGAAATCACGGACACCAGCGCCTTGGGGCACCACGTGGCCCGGGAAGGGAGAAAAACCCGCTCCGTCGCCAAGACGATGGCACCAGACCCCCCTACCCGCGCTGGGGTTAGTATGGCAACCGCGGGGTCCGAACGGCAGACGGCAGTGGAACCTGCGCAGTGCTCTCAGAGCAACGAAAAGGgtaagaagagagaaggagctcGCAGAAAAGGGGCGACGGGTGAGAAGGAGAAGGCCTTACCTGAGGGGGCGGCAACCGGGGCCCCACAGTCTCGGGCGGCGCCCGCGCGGGCAGCGGATCGCGGGCTCAGAGCGATGACGTAGCCAGGGGCGGAGAACGCGGTAACCAAGGCCGCCCAGGAGTAGACTTCCGCCCGGCCTTCTACCAGCTCAGGTCAGCCCCTCAGTAGCACCGACCCAAGCCCCCGGTGGCCTGTGTGCCGGAAGTCGCCTCCACTTCCGCCCGTTCCGGGGCGGGGCTTACCCTACGGCTCCTAGCTGCACTTCCGGGCTGCCCGGCCGCTGCCGTGGCTCCAGAATGATGGAGACGGAGCGACTCggtgagggggagggggtggaatgAAGGGGTAGACAGGGACTGACCCTTGACCCCTGACCTCTGACCTTTCCCCCGTAGTGCTACCTCCCCCAGATCCCCTGGATCTGCCCCTTCGGGCCGTGGAGCTGGGATGCACTGGGCGCTGGGAGCTGCTGAATGCGCCTGGGGCTCCAGAGAGCACCGTGAGTGACTTTGGACCTTAACCCTTAACCCGCATTGAGCTTAAAacctcctccaccctcctcacAATAGGATCTAGCATGACCTCACTCTCCTATCTCTGGACACCTGTCATCCGGGCCTGGACTGGTGGTGGGCAGACCTCAGCCTAGTGGACCTGCTGTAGGTCAGAGCAcatgtgaggacagagcagggcGCGCTAGGGATACCTTAGCTCTGAAAACTGCTCTTGCAAATGTGTTTTTTCCCCCGGAGTCCCCTCATGCCTCCAAGCACCAGGGCACTTACTGGTGGCTGAGATGCTAGCCTTTGAGCCCCTGACTCTTCATCCTTAGGTCTGTGACCCCTTTTCCTAAAACTAGTGATCCTCAAATTTCAGTGTGCCTCATGATTAGtgggggagctttttaaaaatataaagtctgaGGTCCAACCCTAGAGATTCTGAAATCCAAAATCCGAAATTATTATCCACCTTCCCAGGTAATTCAGTAGCATATAGTTTGTCCTGTAATGCAAGACAACCTTTGGAAAATATTGCTGCAGCCTGATGGTCTGGGTCTGTCCAGGACAGCTACCATTTCTGATCTAAACACGAATCCCATCACCTTCTCTTTTGTCTGTGTCTTACTCTCTTACCTCATGCCTCTCATCTTGCCCTTGTTCCAGCTTCCCCATGGcctccctccctgtgccccaGATCTGCAGCAAGAGGCAGAGCAGTTGTTTCTGTCATCTCCAGCCTGGCTGCCTCTGCATGGTGTGGAGCACTCAGCCCGGTGAGGGGTCTGGAGGGGCCTGGACTGGGGAGATGGATCCCTGAAGAAAGCTGGGACAGAGGAGACAGAAGACCTTAAAAttactttccttctctccagAAAATGGCAGAGGAAGATGGATCCCTGGTCTCTCTTGTCCGCATTGGGAGCCCCAGTCCCCTCCGACTTACAGGCCCAAAGACACCCAACCACAGGCCAGATACTGGGCTACAAGGAGGTAAGAGGTCAGGGGCCACGAGAAGCAGCATTGGGAAAAAGGGGGTCAGAGGCAAGCTTAGTCTCACTGGAGCTCTGATCTCTTGCCTCAGGTCCTGCTGGAGAATACAAACTTGTCGGCTACGACCTCCTTGTCTCTTCGCCGGCCCCCAGGGCCCATCTCCCAGTCCCTGTGGGGGAATCCAACCCAGTACCCTTTCTGGCCAGGTGACTCTTATGGAAATGGGATGTTAGGAGAGGGAGCTCTCAGTCTCCAGGGAAGGGTTCCCCACCCATACCATATCACCACCACCCCCTGAATCCCTATTTGTCCAACCTCTTCCCAGGTGGAATGGATGAGCCCACCATAACAGATCTGAGCACTCGGGAGGAGGCCGAGGAGGAGATAGACTTTGAGAAAGGTGCGGTGGTGCCAGGATGGACCCTTGGGAGGTTGGGccctgaggaagacgggcccagGCCTGTCACTGGGCTGCTGCTAGCCCTTCCATGCCTTTGAGAAAATCAGGATTTGCTCTAACAACTTTATTGTCATCTTTCGGAAAACTGTCACAACAAATATCCCCATCTACAATGTCTGTGCTGCGAATGGCCTTCTTTAGGTTTGTGTAATGTAGGACTTGTACAACACTGTGCAGTAgctctgattctctctctctgtccctgtgcGCCAGATCTTCTTACTGTTCCACCTGGCTTTAAGAAAGGTGTAGACTTTGCACCAAAAGGTGAGTTTTAGTTTGGAGATGGGAGTGTAGAAGTGGTGCCCTTCCCCTATAAAACAGAGATGGACATGACCAGGTCTCCCTTTTTGCCTTTCTCCTCAGATCACCGAGCTCCAGCTTCCGGGTTGCTCAGTCTCAGCCGTCTGCTGGAGCCCCTGGATTTGGGTGGGGGCGATGAGGATGAGACTGATGCAGTGGGACAGCCAGGAAGTCCCAGAGGGGACACTGTTTCAGCCCCTCCCTGCAGTGCTCCCCTGGCCCGAGCAAGCAGCTTGGAGGACCTGGTGTTGAAGGTTGGTGGTTTGGGGaggtgaaggaaggaaagaaggggccTTGCCACAGAGAGGGTAGGCTTGGTTGGGTCTAAGGGGAAGACTGGAGCATCTTTTGGGAAGAGTGGTAACGGAGGGGTCTCTGGCTGTATCTTTATCACTCCTACCCACGACTTTTCCAGGAAGCGTCTACAGCTGTATCTCCCCCAGAGCCCCCCAAACCCCCGCCTCAGGAGCAGTGGGCCATTCCTGTGGATGTCACCTCCCCAGTTGGTGATTTCTACCGCCTCATTCCCCAGCCGGCCTTCCAGGTAGTGTGGCCCAGTCCTCACATGCTCCCTGACCTCTTCCCAGCCcacttccttgcctcctctccccaccagagGCCAGATGCCTTCCAGGCCAGTCTTGG is part of the Equus caballus isolate H_3958 breed thoroughbred chromosome 20, TB-T2T, whole genome shotgun sequence genome and harbors:
- the CFB gene encoding complement factor B gives rise to the protein MGSNLSPQLCLVPLVLGLLFGGVGVMPLAVAEPQASCSLTGVEIKGGSFQLLKEGQALEYKCPSGFYPYPMQVRTCKSTGSWSTLKTQDQKIVKKAECRAIRCPRPQDFENGEYWPRAAYYNLSDEISFRCYDGYTLRGSANRTCQENGRWDGQTAICDDGAGYCPNPGIPLGTRKVGSQYRLEDSVTYYCSRGLTLRGSQRRTCQEGGSWSGTEPSCQDSFMYDTPAEVAEAFLSSLTETIEGVEAEEGHSPGEQQKRKIVLDPSGSMNIYMVLDGSDSIGAHNFTRAKNCLRDFIEKVASYGVKPRYGLVTYATVPKVLIRVSQERSSDADWVTEKLNEISYEDHKLKTGTNTRKALQAVYSMMSWEGNAPPEGWNRTRHVILLMTDGLHNMGGDPVPVIHEIRDLLDIGRDRKNPREDYLDIYVFGVGPLVNQENINALASKKDGEQHVFKVKDMENLEDVFFQMLDETRTLGLCGMVWEHRKGNDYDKQPWQAKISVTRPLKGHENCMGAVVSEYFVLTAAHCFTVDDQKHSIKVNVGGNKKDLEIAEVLFHPNYNINGKKAEGISEFYDYDVALIKLKEKLTYGQTLRPICLPCTEGTNQALRLPWSTTCQQQMEELLPAKDIKALFVSELSKEGKKMLVRKEVYIKNGEKKASCERDAQYASGYDKVKDISAVVTPRFLCTGGVNPYADPNTCRGDSGGPLIIHKRSRFIQVGVISWGVVDVCKDQRRQLQVPAHARDFHINLFQVLPWLKEKLKDEGLGFL
- the NELFE gene encoding negative elongation factor E; this encodes MLVIPPGLSEEEEALQKKFNKLKKKKKALLALKKQSSSSTASQGGVKRSLSEQPVVDTATATEQAKQLVKSGAISAIKAETKNSGFKRSRTLEGKLKDPEKGPVPTFQPFQRSISADDDLQESSRRPQRKSLYESFVSSSDRLRELGPDGEEAEGPGAGDGPPRSFDWGYEERGGAHTSASPPRSRSRDRSRERNRDRDRDRERDRDRDRERDRDRERDRDRDRDRDRDRDRDRDRDRDRDRDREGPFRRSDSFPERRAPRKGNTLYVYGEDMTPTLLRGAFSPFGNIIDLSMDPPRNCAFVTYEKMESADQAVAELNGTQVESVQLKVSIARKQPMLDAATGKSVWGSLAVQNSPKGCHRDKRTQIVYSDDVYKENLVDGF